One genomic window of Phycisphaerales bacterium includes the following:
- a CDS encoding agmatinase family protein: MTQPEFLRLPTTRADAGVVLVGVPFDATTSYRPGTAGGPLAVLEASAQVDLEDTRLGRIADRGIAMEPIEPWIAELSAAVRPDAEALIEVEGEPPVDEAARERVNAACERIRRYTYEHVTQILSEGKTPGLVGGEHGVPLGAIEACAEHAGEIGILQLDAHMDLRDAYCGLTHSHASIMRNALTMVSGVKALAQIGIRDYCREELEFSRSAKAEFGKPVTTIFGEHVADAGGDPAAFRSLVDRALAALPDAIYVTFDIDALEVYLCPNTGTPVPGGLSFSQAAAVIQAVIESGKTVAGFDLVEVAPDPDPGVRSIDAVVGARVLYKMCALGA, translated from the coding sequence ATGACCCAGCCCGAGTTCCTCCGCCTCCCGACTACCCGAGCCGACGCCGGCGTCGTGCTCGTGGGGGTGCCCTTCGACGCCACCACCAGCTACCGGCCCGGCACCGCTGGCGGACCCCTGGCGGTGCTCGAGGCCTCGGCCCAGGTCGACCTGGAAGACACCCGGCTGGGCCGCATCGCCGACCGCGGCATCGCCATGGAGCCTATCGAGCCCTGGATCGCCGAGCTCTCGGCCGCCGTCCGGCCCGACGCCGAGGCGCTGATCGAGGTCGAGGGCGAGCCGCCGGTAGACGAGGCCGCCCGCGAGCGCGTGAACGCCGCGTGCGAGCGCATCCGCAGGTACACGTACGAGCACGTGACGCAGATCTTGAGCGAGGGCAAGACCCCCGGCCTCGTCGGCGGCGAGCACGGCGTGCCCCTGGGCGCTATCGAGGCCTGCGCCGAACATGCAGGCGAGATCGGCATCCTGCAACTCGACGCGCACATGGACCTGCGCGACGCCTACTGCGGCCTGACCCACAGCCATGCCTCGATCATGCGCAACGCACTCACGATGGTGTCCGGCGTCAAGGCGCTGGCCCAGATCGGCATCCGCGACTACTGCAGGGAAGAGCTTGAGTTCTCGCGCTCCGCCAAGGCCGAATTCGGCAAGCCCGTCACCACCATCTTCGGCGAGCACGTGGCCGATGCGGGCGGCGACCCGGCGGCGTTCCGCTCGCTCGTCGATCGTGCGCTCGCGGCGCTGCCCGACGCGATCTACGTCACCTTCGACATCGACGCGCTCGAGGTTTATCTGTGCCCAAACACCGGCACGCCCGTTCCTGGCGGCCTGAGCTTTTCACAGGCTGCGGCAGTGATCCAGGCCGTCATCGAGAGCGGCAAGACGGTGGCTGGCTTCGACCTGGTCGAGGTCGCGCCCGATCCCGATCCGGGCGTTCGATCCATCGACGCGGTGGTAGGGGCCCGTGTGCTCTACAAGATGTGCGCGCTGGGCGCATAA